A single region of the Rhizobium sp. NLR16a genome encodes:
- a CDS encoding urocanate hydratase codes for MPKANPRHPKFPIPGGPELRAKGWRQEALLRLLENVLAVGEDPDNLIVYAALGKAARNWPAHKGIVKALTEMDEDQTLLIQSGKPIGVVKTHAKAPLVIMANCNIVGQWAKAEVFYELQRKGLICWGGLTAGAWQYIGSQGVIQGTYEIFMRIAERRFGGDLHGRFVLTAGLGGMGGAQPLAGRMAGAAILCVDIDPERARKRQQIGYLQKIAPDLDTALEMIDAAAKEKRALSVGLVGNAAEVYPEIARRGIVPDIVTDQTSAHDLVYGYVPKGMSLDQVRGLRDDGQGQLMAASRASIVDHVTAMLEFQKKGSEVFDNGNLIRTQAKEGGVANAFDIPIFTEAYLRPLFARAIGPFRWMALSGEESDIARIDDLLIEMFPDNKIITNWIRLAREHVPFEGLPARIAWLGHGERTALALRVNALVASGVLKGPVAFSRDHLDAGAMAHPNIMTERMKDGSDAIADWPLIDAMMLCSSMADLVVVHSGGGGYAGYMTSCGVTVIADGTDAAEERLDHALTNDTALGVMRYADAGYDEALDEVARKDVPYLRLD; via the coding sequence ATGCCGAAGGCCAATCCACGCCATCCGAAATTTCCAATTCCCGGCGGACCGGAGTTGCGTGCCAAGGGCTGGCGACAGGAGGCGCTGCTGCGGCTCCTCGAAAACGTGCTCGCCGTCGGCGAGGATCCCGACAATCTGATCGTCTATGCCGCGCTCGGCAAGGCAGCGCGCAACTGGCCGGCGCACAAGGGCATCGTCAAGGCGCTGACGGAGATGGATGAGGACCAGACGCTGCTCATCCAGTCAGGCAAGCCGATCGGGGTCGTAAAGACCCATGCAAAGGCGCCGCTCGTCATCATGGCGAACTGCAACATCGTCGGGCAATGGGCAAAGGCCGAAGTGTTCTACGAGCTGCAGCGCAAAGGGCTGATCTGCTGGGGCGGGCTGACGGCCGGCGCCTGGCAATATATCGGCAGTCAGGGCGTCATCCAGGGTACTTACGAGATTTTCATGCGCATCGCCGAACGCCGCTTCGGCGGTGATCTCCATGGCCGATTCGTGCTGACGGCCGGCCTCGGCGGCATGGGCGGGGCGCAGCCGCTCGCCGGCCGCATGGCAGGCGCGGCGATCCTCTGCGTCGACATCGATCCGGAGCGGGCGCGAAAACGCCAGCAGATCGGCTATCTCCAGAAAATCGCTCCCGATCTCGATACCGCGCTTGAAATGATCGATGCGGCGGCGAAGGAGAAGCGGGCGCTGTCCGTCGGCCTCGTCGGCAATGCGGCGGAGGTTTATCCCGAGATCGCTCGGCGCGGCATCGTGCCCGATATCGTCACCGATCAGACCTCGGCGCATGACCTCGTCTATGGCTACGTACCGAAGGGCATGAGCCTTGATCAGGTCAGAGGCCTGCGCGACGACGGCCAGGGGCAATTGATGGCGGCAAGCCGCGCCTCGATCGTTGATCATGTCACCGCGATGCTGGAGTTCCAGAAGAAGGGCTCCGAAGTCTTCGACAATGGCAACCTCATCCGCACGCAGGCGAAAGAGGGCGGTGTCGCCAACGCCTTCGATATTCCGATCTTCACCGAGGCCTATCTCAGGCCGCTCTTTGCCCGGGCGATCGGGCCGTTCCGCTGGATGGCGCTGTCGGGCGAGGAGAGCGATATCGCCCGGATTGACGACCTGCTCATCGAGATGTTTCCCGACAACAAGATCATCACCAATTGGATCCGGCTGGCGCGCGAGCACGTGCCCTTCGAGGGGCTGCCGGCACGCATCGCCTGGCTCGGACATGGCGAACGTACGGCGCTTGCTCTTCGCGTCAATGCGCTGGTGGCGAGCGGTGTGCTGAAAGGTCCCGTCGCCTTCTCCCGCGACCATCTCGATGCCGGCGCCATGGCGCATCCGAATATCATGACCGAGCGGATGAAGGACGGGTCCGACGCGATCGCCGACTGGCCGCTGATCGATGCGATGATGCTCTGCTCCTCGATGGCCGATCTCGTCGTCGTCCATTCCGGCGGCGGCGGCTATGCCGGCTACATGACGAGCTGCGGCGTCACCGTGATCGCCGATGGCACCGATGCCGCCGAAGAACGGCTCGACCACGCGCTCACCAACGACACGGCGCTCGGCGTGATGCGCTATGCCGATGCCGGATATGACGAGGCGCTTGATGAGGTGGCGAGGAAGGACGTGCCCTATCTCAGACTAGATTGA
- a CDS encoding MFS transporter, which produces MPPPARTVKTVIAGEKHYLTRGTGAYRRASLALFLSGFSTFSLLYCVQPLLPVLSQEFSVSPAGSSLSLSLSTGFLAVAIVCAAAVSEGLGRRSLMSISLVGAALLTIATAFAPNWHLLLVIRALQGLVLGGVPAVAMAYLAEEIDPRGLGATMGLYVGGTAFGGMSGRVLTGIFAEYLGWRPALFLIGAIGLAAAIGFIALLPPSKNFVRRPGFDPRFHARAWLGHLRNPALPFLFAIAFLAMGSFVTIYNYAGFRLMAPPYGLNQTELGLIFTVYLFGIGATSIGGLLGDRIGHFPVLLFGLALTAAGSALTLFASLPSIILGIIVLTTGFFMSHSIASGLVGKLALGNKGHASSIYMLAYYVGSSLIGSAGGWFFAVEGWAAVVIFTLAMLALAFMSACVAHHFARRKA; this is translated from the coding sequence ATGCCGCCGCCAGCGCGAACCGTGAAAACCGTGATCGCAGGAGAAAAGCATTACCTGACGCGCGGCACAGGTGCCTATCGCCGCGCCAGCCTGGCGCTCTTTCTCTCCGGTTTTTCCACCTTCTCGCTGCTCTATTGCGTGCAGCCGCTGCTGCCGGTCTTATCGCAGGAGTTTTCCGTCAGCCCGGCCGGAAGCTCGCTGTCGCTGTCGCTCTCCACCGGTTTCCTGGCGGTTGCCATCGTCTGCGCCGCCGCCGTCTCGGAAGGCCTTGGCCGCCGCAGCCTGATGTCGATATCGCTGGTCGGTGCGGCGTTGCTGACGATTGCTACGGCTTTCGCCCCGAATTGGCATCTGCTGCTCGTCATCCGCGCCCTCCAGGGTCTCGTTCTCGGCGGCGTGCCCGCCGTCGCCATGGCCTATCTTGCCGAGGAGATCGATCCCCGCGGCCTCGGCGCCACCATGGGCCTTTATGTCGGCGGCACGGCCTTCGGCGGCATGTCCGGCCGCGTGCTGACAGGCATCTTCGCCGAATATCTTGGCTGGCGCCCGGCGCTCTTCTTGATCGGCGCCATCGGACTTGCCGCGGCGATCGGCTTTATCGCCCTCCTGCCGCCGTCAAAGAATTTCGTCCGTCGGCCGGGTTTCGATCCGCGTTTTCACGCCAGAGCCTGGCTTGGCCATCTCAGAAATCCGGCGCTGCCCTTCCTCTTCGCCATCGCCTTCCTGGCGATGGGCTCCTTCGTGACGATCTACAATTACGCTGGTTTCCGCCTCATGGCGCCGCCTTACGGCCTCAATCAGACCGAACTCGGATTGATCTTCACCGTCTATCTCTTCGGCATCGGCGCCACCTCGATCGGCGGCCTGCTGGGAGACCGGATCGGCCACTTTCCGGTGCTTCTCTTCGGCCTCGCGCTGACGGCCGCCGGCAGCGCATTGACGCTCTTCGCGTCGCTGCCGTCGATCATCCTCGGTATCATCGTGCTGACGACCGGCTTCTTCATGAGCCATTCCATCGCCAGCGGCCTTGTCGGCAAGCTTGCCCTCGGCAACAAGGGGCACGCTTCATCGATCTACATGCTGGCCTATTATGTCGGCTCCAGCCTCATCGGCTCGGCCGGCGGCTGGTTCTTCGCGGTCGAAGGCTGGGCAGCCGTCGTCATCTTCACCCTTGCCATGCTGGCGCTCGCCTTTATGTCGGCCTGTGTCGCGCACCACTTCGCAAGGAGAAAGGCATGA
- a CDS encoding LysR family transcriptional regulator has protein sequence MIRIEGIAAFVAVAEAGSVSEAARRLRLSKSVVSERLAELEKSLGGVLLHRTTRKLTLTEDGSAFLERAARIVREIDEAAADMAERRGTLSGPIRIAAPVTFGRMHLGPALYPFLADHPDIELTLDIDDRRVDAASDGYDAIIRNGPIADSRLVAWKLTRSRRLLCASPDYLAREGTPSSLADLNRHRGVFYTNRGVADWRFETPEGAVVVRAKLALGINNGDMLRDAAIAGLGIALLPAFIAGPAIREGRLAEIDVGHRPEAEFIYLAHPEGRNPSAKLRAIADHLRKSFGDPPYWDPAG, from the coding sequence ATGATCAGGATAGAAGGCATTGCGGCTTTCGTCGCCGTGGCGGAGGCAGGCTCGGTCAGCGAGGCGGCCAGGAGGCTGCGGCTCTCCAAGTCCGTCGTCAGCGAAAGGCTGGCGGAATTGGAGAAGTCGTTGGGCGGCGTCCTGCTGCACCGAACGACCCGCAAGCTCACCTTGACGGAGGACGGATCTGCATTTCTCGAGCGCGCCGCGCGCATCGTGCGTGAGATTGACGAGGCCGCCGCCGACATGGCCGAGCGGCGCGGCACGCTGTCCGGCCCGATCCGCATCGCCGCCCCGGTCACGTTCGGCCGCATGCATCTCGGCCCGGCGCTCTACCCCTTTCTTGCCGACCATCCCGACATCGAGTTGACGCTCGACATCGATGACCGCCGCGTCGATGCGGCCTCGGACGGCTACGACGCCATCATCCGCAACGGCCCGATCGCCGACAGCCGACTGGTCGCCTGGAAGCTCACCCGCAGCCGCCGACTTCTCTGCGCTTCGCCGGATTATCTCGCCCGCGAGGGAACGCCATCGTCGCTCGCCGATCTGAACCGCCATCGCGGCGTCTTCTATACCAATCGCGGCGTTGCCGACTGGCGCTTCGAGACCCCGGAGGGGGCGGTCGTCGTCCGCGCCAAACTGGCGCTCGGCATCAACAATGGCGACATGCTGCGCGATGCCGCGATTGCCGGCCTCGGCATCGCCCTGCTGCCGGCCTTCATCGCCGGCCCGGCCATTCGCGAGGGCCGGCTTGCCGAAATCGATGTCGGTCACAGGCCGGAGGCCGAATTCATCTATTTGGCCCATCCCGAGGGCCGAAATCCCTCGGCCAAGCTCCGCGCTATCGCCGATCACTTGAGGAAGAGCTTCGGGGATCCGCCCTATTGGGATCCAGCGGGTTAA
- a CDS encoding SDR family oxidoreductase gives MNRLNNKVAIVTGASSGIGRVTAKLFAAEGAKVVVGARRERELDSLVAEIEAEGGKAIAVAGDVRSEDYHKALVAAAVTNYGKLDIAFNNAGIIGEAGPSTGISEAGFSEALAVNLTASFLAAKHQIVAMTNNGGGSVIFTSTFVGYSFAFPGIAAYAASKSGLIGLTQALAAEFGPQGVRVNAILPGAVDTDMYRDVNNTPDKQAAITNMHALKRVATPDEVARSVLYLASDDASFVTGTASLVDGGISITRS, from the coding sequence ATGAACCGCTTAAACAACAAGGTCGCGATCGTTACCGGCGCAAGCTCCGGCATCGGCCGCGTCACGGCAAAGCTCTTTGCGGCCGAAGGTGCGAAGGTCGTCGTCGGCGCCCGTCGCGAGCGTGAACTCGACAGCCTGGTCGCGGAGATCGAGGCAGAAGGCGGCAAAGCCATTGCCGTTGCAGGCGACGTCCGCTCGGAAGATTATCATAAGGCGCTGGTCGCGGCTGCCGTCACCAACTACGGCAAGCTCGATATTGCCTTCAACAATGCCGGCATCATCGGCGAAGCTGGGCCGAGCACCGGTATCTCGGAAGCAGGCTTCAGCGAGGCACTGGCCGTCAATCTGACCGCCTCCTTTCTCGCTGCCAAGCATCAGATCGTCGCGATGACGAACAATGGCGGCGGCTCCGTGATCTTCACCTCGACCTTCGTCGGCTACAGCTTCGCCTTTCCCGGCATTGCCGCCTATGCCGCCAGCAAATCCGGCCTGATCGGCCTGACGCAGGCGCTGGCCGCCGAGTTCGGACCGCAGGGCGTGCGCGTCAACGCCATCCTGCCGGGCGCCGTCGATACCGACATGTACCGCGACGTGAACAATACGCCCGACAAGCAGGCCGCCATCACCAATATGCACGCGCTGAAACGCGTCGCGACACCGGATGAAGTCGCCCGCTCGGTACTCTACCTCGCCTCCGACGATGCGAGCTTCGTCACCGGTACGGCCTCGCTGGTCGACGGCGGCATCTCGATCACCCGCAGTTGA
- the coaBC gene encoding bifunctional phosphopantothenoylcysteine decarboxylase/phosphopantothenate--cysteine ligase CoaBC, with protein sequence MALSGKRILLIISGGIAAYKSLDLIRRLRERGASVRPVMTKGAQEFVTPLAVGALAADHVFVDLFSRQDEQDVGHIRLARDCDLVLIAPASADLMAKMANGLADDLASTVLLATDRPVLAAPAMNPRMWAHPATRRNAARLRDDGVRFVGPMAGEMAESREAGLGRMAEPPAIVAAADTMLEEGEKPLKGRKAIVTSGPTHEPIDPVRYIANRSSGRQGHAIAAALAKLGADVTLVSGPVSIADPIGTNVVHVERAEEMRDAVLAALPADIAVMVAAVADWRVASAADQKLKKHPGESIPTLALTENPDILKTLGHHTMRPRLVIGFAAETQDVESNAKAKLERKGADLIVANDVSPATGIMGGSRNSVKLIRHDGVEQWPDLTKEEVAERLAALIAERFRA encoded by the coding sequence ATGGCTCTCAGCGGCAAACGCATCCTCCTCATCATCTCGGGCGGCATCGCCGCCTATAAGAGCCTGGATCTGATCCGCCGGCTGCGGGAGCGCGGCGCGAGCGTGCGTCCGGTCATGACCAAGGGGGCGCAGGAATTCGTCACGCCGCTTGCCGTCGGCGCTCTGGCTGCCGACCACGTCTTTGTCGATCTGTTTTCGCGGCAGGACGAACAGGATGTCGGCCATATCAGGCTGGCGCGCGACTGCGACCTCGTGCTGATTGCCCCCGCCAGCGCCGACCTGATGGCGAAGATGGCGAACGGCCTAGCCGACGATCTCGCCTCGACCGTGCTTCTCGCGACCGACAGGCCGGTGCTGGCCGCACCAGCGATGAACCCCAGAATGTGGGCGCATCCGGCGACACGGCGCAATGCGGCGAGACTCAGGGACGACGGCGTGCGCTTCGTCGGGCCGATGGCCGGCGAGATGGCTGAGAGCCGGGAGGCGGGGCTCGGCCGGATGGCGGAGCCGCCGGCGATCGTCGCGGCGGCCGACACCATGCTCGAGGAGGGGGAAAAGCCGCTGAAAGGACGCAAGGCGATCGTCACCTCGGGACCGACCCATGAGCCGATCGATCCGGTGCGCTATATCGCCAACCGCTCCTCCGGCCGGCAGGGGCACGCGATCGCCGCAGCCCTGGCGAAGCTCGGAGCCGACGTGACGCTGGTCTCCGGGCCGGTGTCGATCGCCGACCCGATCGGCACCAATGTTGTCCATGTCGAGCGGGCCGAGGAGATGCGCGATGCCGTGCTGGCGGCGCTGCCGGCCGATATCGCCGTGATGGTGGCGGCGGTGGCAGACTGGCGGGTGGCCTCGGCCGCCGACCAGAAACTGAAGAAACATCCGGGTGAATCCATTCCGACGCTGGCGCTGACCGAGAACCCAGACATCTTGAAGACCCTCGGACATCACACGATGCGACCGAGGCTGGTGATCGGCTTTGCCGCCGAGACGCAGGACGTGGAAAGCAATGCCAAGGCGAAGCTCGAGCGAAAGGGCGCCGACCTGATCGTCGCCAATGACGTTTCTCCTGCGACCGGCATCATGGGCGGCAGCCGCAACAGCGTCAAACTCATTCGCCACGACGGCGTCGAGCAATGGCCAGACCTGACGAAGGAAGAGGTCGCCGAAAGGCTGGCGGCGCTGATCGCCGAACGCTTCCGCGCATAA
- a CDS encoding class II glutamine amidotransferase: protein MCRWAAYRGDPLYLEELVSSPAHSLIEQSHCATRAKTATNGDGFGIAWYGDRPEPGRYRDILPAWSDCNLKSLARQIRSPLFLAHVRAATGGGTRRDNCHPFTHDTWSFMHNGQISGFERLRRPMEATLDDELFNARSGTTDSELMFLLALQFGLREAPIAAMAEMIGFVEDLAENTIGSILLRFTAAFSDGKSLYAIRYATDRKAPTLYASPVGAGYCLVSEPLNDDVDAWAEIPDGSAVIVGKNSIDVAEFRPEKPSKAKSQRMAVSA, encoded by the coding sequence ATGTGTCGCTGGGCAGCCTATCGCGGAGACCCTCTCTACCTTGAGGAGCTGGTATCCTCGCCCGCCCATTCGCTGATCGAGCAGTCCCATTGCGCCACCCGCGCCAAGACGGCGACCAATGGCGACGGCTTCGGCATCGCCTGGTATGGCGACAGGCCCGAGCCCGGCCGCTACCGCGATATCCTGCCGGCCTGGTCGGATTGCAATCTCAAGAGCCTGGCGCGGCAGATCCGCTCGCCGCTCTTCCTCGCCCATGTCCGCGCCGCCACCGGCGGCGGCACGCGCCGGGACAATTGCCATCCCTTTACCCACGATACTTGGTCATTCATGCACAACGGCCAGATATCGGGCTTCGAGCGCTTGCGCCGGCCGATGGAGGCGACGCTTGACGACGAGCTGTTCAATGCCCGCAGCGGCACGACCGATTCCGAGCTGATGTTCTTGCTGGCGCTGCAATTCGGCCTGCGCGAGGCGCCGATCGCCGCTATGGCTGAAATGATTGGTTTCGTCGAGGATCTGGCCGAAAACACCATCGGCTCGATCCTGCTGCGCTTTACCGCCGCCTTCTCCGACGGCAAGTCGCTCTATGCGATCCGCTATGCCACGGATCGCAAGGCGCCGACGCTCTATGCCTCGCCCGTCGGTGCCGGCTACTGCCTGGTCTCCGAACCGTTGAACGACGATGTCGACGCCTGGGCGGAGATTCCTGATGGCAGCGCCGTCATCGTCGGCAAAAACAGTATCGATGTCGCGGAATTCCGGCCGGAAAAGCCGAGCAAAGCCAAATCGCAACGCATGGCTGTCTCGGCATAA